The genomic segment ATCACCAAACAAAGCCTCATTGTTCTGATGGTACAtttgcactgcacacacagtagagaatcctgttttctctctgaatcaCATTTCATTCCCATTTTCTCCATCATTCAAGGGGAAGAATCACAGGCTCTTATAGCACCCTAAGACATTTATCAGTTCCTGCATCAGTTCTGCTGCGGGTCTGGCATATTTCCAAACTGGGATTAGTGTTTAGTGTTCTTTTCAAATGAGGGTGACAGCAgacgaggaggagcagcaggtgtTATCTGTGGTTTATCAGTGAGCAGAGAGGTGACGGTGCAGAGCGTCACTGAAGGACCCTGCTGATTAAAAGCAGGTTCAAAGGTTTCCTCCACTGTTCTCTTGGGATCCTCTTACACAAGCTTCATCACCTCCAGCCTTAACATATCCAACAAAATCATCCCCATTTATTGTCAGAGAACTTGTTGTGTTAGACTTGTTTCCAAGAGCTGAGGTCAGTGTGGTTATTCTGCAGCTCATTTGTACTGGATGTGAATGTACACCTGTTCACACAGACGGTAAATATCAGCCTCATTGGTTCTCCATTTATTGATATAATTAGGTACGGCAGACTCTGGTGAGAACAAAGAGGATCAAATTGCGGAGAAGTGGAGCGCTTGTTTCATGCGTCACGGTATCCTCCTACTGTACAATCccatttttcacagtttaaatCAATTAATCCGCATTGTTCCCAGAGTCTGGAGGATACTCTGACACTTTAGGCGTCTCCACAACGTGTTTGCCTAAGCCACTGAATTGCTTGTTTAAGCTTAATTGCGATGAATTGGAGCCTTagattgtgtttattgtttcagGAGAAGAAGCTCTCTCGGCCAGGTCTACTTCCTGAGaccctgactttttttttccgtCAGACTAAGACTCTCAcagtttttcactgtttctgtgtgtgtctggcattAGCTATTTGACACATTACCAAGATCCAGAGGCTTTTTTATACACTTACAATATGTAACCTTACACCAGAGTgttacattttggtttatttattaaactttGGAAACGTGGTAGCCGGCTCTTCTCAGGGCCATTTGTCTGTGCTAGTGAGATGATCtcaccaaacaaaaaaagagtgtGAGAAACTTGGTGCTCATATTATTAACTTCCGCTTTATGTTGACAACATATGATGACATGTCAAAGGCCatgtttgctgtgaaatgtgaaatgcgTGGGCGTTTACAGCTGCATTATAAAATGTACACTTTTATATTCCTGAACACAGAAGTTCTCAATTTTGGCGCACGCAAAGTTATGTTTACACATATGAAAAGTGAgacaacagcaaataaaaaaaacaaagctgaagtAAATGTCCACAGATTTAATTCTacattataaacattataaacaaaatacaaaataaagtgcatAATGTAAAGACCgcattaaaacataaatagaCCTTGTTTAATAGGCCACTTGTATGTCAAACTTTACCTTTAACCAGATATCATTATACTGTACAATCTTGAGGGGCGTGATTCTCAGCATTTATGCGCACGAACAAGCTCGTCTAAAATTAACAgcaacaagagaaacaagaagGACAAGTATGTAATCCGTGACATTAAGCAACAATCTGGAGCCGATTTAGCAACAGGGGAAAGGAGGTAGACTGTGTGCTTCAAAGCTGCTGAAATGAAGCTCGTTTGAGTGGAAAAGCTCAAACAAACAGGAGTTCAAAAGTTCAGTCTATTATATAGAAGGCAGCGGCTCAAGGTGTCAATTGAGTATAAGACATTAAAAAGGGGAATTCTACCATTGGAAAAAAATGCAGCACAGAAAAGGAACACAAAAACTGATCTGAGGATAATCTGAATCATCAGTCCTTGTTTGACAAAAGCACTTTTACAATCTTTAAATTTAGGGATGTAGAATTAAGTAACCTCAGATTTTTGTTATTGCAAAAGCGGAAACAATTAGTCGAAAGAATTTTTTGATAATTAATCGTTTGTGTCactttcaagcaaaaatgcagaaatgtgagTCATGTCTAATTTCACAAAACGAGCAATTttaagatgtcaccttgggttTTGACAAATTGTGACGGgtattttttaacaatttcctGACATTTTGACTAAACAATTAACTGAAGTGAGAGTAATCAGCAGAATAACTGCTAATGAAAGTAATACCTGCAGCCTTAACTGACTCAAAACATTTATCTATGTCCTGATTTTCTAGATGTGGATGTGCTGGAAGATAACGATACATGAGCATGAGTACTGATCAAAGTACATGACTCATACAatttaataatacaaatactTATTTAGGGTGGATTATCCCTTTGGAGTTGTGATTTATGTACTACAACCTTCTCCTAGAGAAGAATAATGTTATTACAAACAATATCTTATACAACATTGATCACttagaaacagttttttttttctcaagctgACAGGTGTGTTGAAATATCTTCATCTTAATAATCCACATTAAGCAACATCTGTCCACTAACTAATCTGTAGCTGCAGAAAAAGCATTCCCAGTCTGATTTAAATAGTTTGGTGTTAATAACTATGGCGCAGGAGTCTTTGTACCCTCATTGTAAGatggaaaacaatgtttttataatttgagATGACCTATTCATGTATATTCCAGGGCTGAGGAACAAAAATGTTAGTGTTCACCACATAATAATACTGCACTGTACATTAGTCATGGAACTAACACAACATGTCCTTCAAAAAGAGTTTTTCAAACAAATCAATCCTTACAATGGCAGCACACACGCAAGTAATTACTCATAAGGATCACAATcaatactgttttcatttaccATGTTGACCACAAGCTTGGGACTCAATTATTCTAAACTACTGGCCTCATCTACTTTAAAGGTTTCCACAATGATTGAATAAAGTAGCTGAAGTTATGAAGGATAGCGTTTCCATCACTGACTCTTGAGTCATGAAGAAGTCATCTCTGTTAGAGTTAGAGTAGATCAGTTTTGGGCAAAATGACAAATCTGCtcacacagtcagagacagTCGACACTTGAGGTAGCTGGGTGCTGAAACAGAGAACACAggatgtttctctttctttcttgcttcaTGTGCCCGACTTCAGAAGATTCacttattatttttatgtgcCTTTCCCCATTTTTCAGAGGTTTAAAAGTTCACTTTGGAGAAGTCATTCAGTAGGCAAACTATCTCAGAGCGAACTGAGAACTTTCTCCTAATTCAGAGTTAAGTCAGATGCATTTCTCCTCCACTGTCTGGGTGCTCAACGACACCTGAAGTGCCGGGTCTTTTGGGCATGGCAGGGCTGAAAGGTCCCTCATTACATTTGTCCCTTCTCTACCCTGAGCCTCAACGCTGCCCTGCTCAGACGAATAAGAAGCTTGTGAGTTTCTGACCGATGAAGGTCGTGAACCAGAGAGTCTGTCGGCTTTGTGACAGCTTCCAGTGTACACCTCACTTCCCTCTGGCAAGTAGAGGAAGGTCTGGGAGTCCCGGTTAGAGATGACCGAGGAGAGTTGATGAGCATCTATACAGTGGAAGTTTCCCTGTCTTTGTTGCCTCCGTGCTCCTATCTTGCAAAATAAGCACTTGATTTTCTCAATGAGCTTGAGGAGAACAGCCTTGCGCAACAGGATGTAGATCCAGGGATCAAGAATGGGGTTGAAGGAGGCGAAGCGTATCGCTCGTAGATCAGGGTTTTTTTCCAACCGCAGTTCCACTGGAGTCTTATACAGCTGGTTCAGAAACACCTGAGCCTGCAAGGGAAGAGAGAGTACAGGCTGAGCTGATGGATAAATGTTTCAAactatgtgtgagtgtgcagctgtgggtgtgcatatgtgtgtttctgagaggaaaagtgagaaaGACACTAACAAAAACATGGGAGGGAGGGCAAAGTAATTTAATCCAAATTTGTTTCAACGTTCATCTCTAATCATCCTCTTGGATTTGGATCAAATTGCATGAGCAGGAGTAGTGGCTTAGAAGGGCAAGGAAAAAGTGATTTGGTACaaaaattaacatgttttaactTTGCTTTCTTATCGTCCACTTGAAATGCATGACCAAATTGTTTTATGTCCAAAAATGGCATTTGTGCGTAAAAGAGTCATGCGTAAAATGTGCGTAATGGATAGAAATAACCCACagggagcagagaaaagagaacttACAACAAGTGGGATGGAGCAGATAAGCACCACTGCCGACGTGCCTATGAGCAAGATGACCATCTGAATCTCTGCACCGGCCAGACGCCCAAAGCTGCGTCCTCTCCTCCGCGGGTCCACGTTGCGCCCCAGATCGGTACCGAGCGACGTCCTGCGCACAAAGCGCCGATGCATCCGGATCAAAGCCACGCACACCAGCACGTTACAGATAACAGTGGCGAGAATAAGAAGAGAGCTGAAACCCGCATACATATAGGAGTAGGCGGCATCGCTGGTCTTGTTGCTCCTCCACTCTAAAAAACACCAAGTTTGCGGGTGTTGTTTCTTCACCTGTCCAAAGCCGATAATCGGCAGGGCGCAGAAAAGCGCGTTGGAGATGTAGATCGCCAGGAGAGTCAAACCCGCCAGTTTTTGGTCCACGTTTTCATTGTAGAAGTAGGCATGGTTTATAGCGATGTATCTCTCCACCGACATGGCACAGATGATACTGAGTCccgacagagagaagaaaagcatgGTGAATCCAAAGTACTGGCACAGCGGGTCCTCTCCCGGCCACGATCCTTTCACATAAGTGGCGATGGTGACCGGACTGGCCAGCAGTGTGCCCAGGAGGTCCGTGACCGCCAGTCCACACACCAGCGTGTAAAACGTggtttctttctgttctttgcGAGATTTACAAAGAACCACGATGGCGATGACATTCCCAACCACCCCGAAAATGAACATAATAGACGGAATGGTCGGGATCATGGTCCTCTCTGTCATCGATTGATTATTCATTGTTATGTCCTTCAAGCGCAGTTCAAGACGAGTGACACAACCTTTCTTAACGCCAGTATTTCCAGTCCAGAGCAGGAAACTTATTTGCACTTGAAAGAAGCCTGAGCAACatggtcaaaatcaaaagaACTGTCTGCACCTTATCTTAAAACCAACTTCTAAACAACGTTCAACCCCCCCGGCAGAGCGTCATGTGGCTGCTGATGTGGTTCGCAGCGGTTCAGTGGTGTTTTGGTATCAGACCCTCAGCAAGCTTTGcgagacagaaacagatttcaCTCACCAGGACAGAGAGATAAAGGCAGGCAACAGACACGACTTCATTGAAATAAGGCTCTGCCTTCAAGCTTCCTGCAGGCTTCAGTCCCTCCCcttcatttcacttcacagCCCTCATCAGCTGTCCAGTCTGGTGCAGGAAAGGCCTTGGACATATTTTATAACACCATAACACAGAGGTTAACCTAAACTCACAGCAAGTCTTGGCTTAACATTATGAAGTTAAAAAGGTTACAAAAGTGAGACCCTAAAAACGgtgataaaatgtaaatttgtgcTTTCAAAGTTTCCATAGCaggcaaataaaaagaaaaagaagaaataatattttgttgATGATATTAATTGAGGCTTGTATCCAGAGCAATTAGTTataacagttttacattttcactccTGCATAATACTGCAACTTGCTGTAACACCCAAAGAAACAACTCTTGTTAAAGGTTATGCTAAAATGATTTCCTGACAATCATCTCACAACAGGATTGATTTGGGATCAAGACTCTATATTTGTTTGCCTCATAATTATGGatgaaaatcatcaaaatgtcaaatggcTCTAATCAGTCTAATCAATTGTTCCCGGTTCTAATGCTGATCAGTTCACCAAATTTCATGCACATATATTCATGAACCTGTCAGGACAAACAGTCTCAGTGCAAATGCATCCTCTTAGGAAAAATGATATGTAATGTTAACGAAGTATTGTGTTTCTTAGAAAACACCATAGAACATGTTATAAgaacattttatattaacattcaGTCCTctaacacattttgtttcaatCAAAACACCAACAGTTTAATATAACTTGTGCCCAGCATTTATCGTAGCGCGAATAAACACGATGTCCTGCTGATAGATGACACCAGTGTCCTCGACATGATGGCAGGTCTTGTGActtaaactgcaaaacaaaacatgtgactgTTCACTCTATGTGGCACGGGCTCGGACTCTTTATAAAAACTCCTGGGATCAGATATTTCTCCGTCCAGACATTTAGACCTccagaatgaaaagaaagaatgtgAGCTGTGAGGTTAATTTAAGAAACCACATGTGGACCAGAAAGGAGGccttaattaattaataggTTTGTAAAGAAACATGTCTATGACAATGAACTATGCAAATTACCTATCCGTACTAGTGGTACTAGTGATTGTATGTGTATAATTCGTGATGGTACTTCTGTAACAAGAGCAAACCCTTGTAACATCTCAAAATCCAGCTTTGACGTGTGGTTCAGCTTTATTTGTCATTGTAGgactgcacaatgaaatgcagctgtAGCCCTCTCCGTgctacacaaacagaaaatgtatgaattagaataaaataaaacaattaaatgggcaattaaatagaaaaaaatggtATAAAAGTAGCACTTACTCTGCATCcctcactgagctgaagagcATTGCGCTTTGGTTTGTCTCCTGTGTAACTTAAGCTGCATTTGAAACTTTAAGGCTGCAATAGAGCCTCCAACCACTAGTAGCAGCACAATGCTGCTGTGCAGAACCTCAGCTAGTGAACGAGGAAGAAATCCTACGCCATCTTTGATTTAGCATGACTTTGTATGACTTTAACGGAAATACCCGAGAGACGCTTGACAGCCGAAGGTGTCGGTATTGGCTATTTTTGGTAGCCTTGCTAGTTTGTTTACTTGTATTGTAGAAGAATGTAAACAGTGAAGAAGTGCAAAACACAACTGTTGTTGGAAAATCAGTAAAACTCTCTACAGAACATCTCTGATCTCGATGTCTAGAGAAATATTAGATGAGCTCAGTGTCGCTGTAGTTATTAGACAACAAACATCAttttcaataatcaataatcttTTCCTACTGAAATGTGCTCATTGTaccatttttcaaataaaaactcaTACAACAACATCGTCGCCATCACAGCGACCTGCCAATCAGGACAGAGGAGTTTGATTGTACACTCTAAGGAGTCGGCTGGTAATTGTTTTtggtaaatacatttacaagctaactttgttagccaggagccaggtgcagtcaggttgctggTATAGGTGGGCGTTCATAGTGTCCTCAGGTTCTCAGATCTTTagctccaccctcttgtccaaatatggtcacttctggctccaaaaaaccaagatggcgacgaccaaaatgccaaactcgaggaTTCAAagcggtagtccacaaaccaatgggtgtcGTCACGGTGGCTGCGTCCGCTTCTTTTATGCAGTCTATGGGCCGGAGCTTGTCTGTCGTCTTTGTGTGATGTACTCAACCCTGAGCTAACTGTCGGTTGCATCATTTGTGAAAAAGCAGCATGGGCTTGTTGACTAAGCAGTGGgattttcaaaatgtgaataacTTGAATGAGTACAGAATATTGAACAAGTACAGATCTGCATGAGTAAAAAACGTACAGACGCTCAGTCCACTACTTCAGGCTGTCTCCTCCCCTGAGTTAGACTGCGACTGCTTTCATAGAACATGTTGAACTCTGAGGAACTGAGACCTTGAGTCCCGCTGCCTGACGTCATCCCACTAGACTGACCCTGTGCTCTTGGAAAACACacgttgttttctttgttgccAATTTCTGGCATTTATTTAAACGGAAAAGGGGGAAGCCCTCTGCGATTATGTGCGTACTGTAGCCTTGAAAAAAACTATATTTTCTTAAGCATGCCAGTCATACGTAGACTAAACATAATTAGCCTTAACATGTCAGCTGTtatgtaatgtgtttgtgtgtgtatgccacCCTGCCCGTATGTATAAAACATGATCTCAGCctcctgttgtgtgtttctgaacgTGGATGT from the Enoplosus armatus isolate fEnoArm2 chromosome 4, fEnoArm2.hap1, whole genome shotgun sequence genome contains:
- the ptger4a gene encoding prostaglandin E receptor 4 (subtype EP4) a translates to MNNQSMTERTMIPTIPSIMFIFGVVGNVIAIVVLCKSRKEQKETTFYTLVCGLAVTDLLGTLLASPVTIATYVKGSWPGEDPLCQYFGFTMLFFSLSGLSIICAMSVERYIAINHAYFYNENVDQKLAGLTLLAIYISNALFCALPIIGFGQVKKQHPQTWCFLEWRSNKTSDAAYSYMYAGFSSLLILATVICNVLVCVALIRMHRRFVRRTSLGTDLGRNVDPRRRGRSFGRLAGAEIQMVILLIGTSAVVLICSIPLVAQVFLNQLYKTPVELRLEKNPDLRAIRFASFNPILDPWIYILLRKAVLLKLIEKIKCLFCKIGARRQQRQGNFHCIDAHQLSSVISNRDSQTFLYLPEGSEVYTGSCHKADRLSGSRPSSVRNSQASYSSEQGSVEAQGREGTNVMRDLSALPCPKDPALQVSLSTQTVEEKCI